In Methanosarcina siciliae T4/M, one genomic interval encodes:
- a CDS encoding 4Fe-4S binding protein, whose amino-acid sequence MPAKVNKEECTACGTCVEECPVEAIIIDEDAGCAVVDEDECVDCGACEEACPVGAIKVE is encoded by the coding sequence ATGCCAGCAAAAGTCAACAAAGAAGAATGTACAGCATGCGGAACCTGTGTGGAAGAGTGCCCTGTAGAAGCAATCATTATCGATGAGGACGCGGGTTGTGCGGTTGTGGACGAAGACGAATGCGTGGACTGCGGAGCCTGCGAAGAAGCCTGCCCGGTAGGGGCTATAAAAGTAGAATAA
- a CDS encoding DNA-deoxyinosine glycosylase has protein sequence MIKRGLPPILDENTEIMILGSLPSDESIRKQQYYGNPGNDFWRLVGNAIGESLQGMAYEKRLETLKCNRIGLWDVFKAGNRAGSQDSKIGDEEINDFSGLKEVVPKLRLICFNGRKAGEYETLLRGMGYETKVLPSSSGANRRFSKNRESEWEAVFRH, from the coding sequence ATGATAAAGCGCGGTCTGCCTCCGATTCTTGACGAAAACACCGAAATCATGATTCTGGGGTCTCTTCCGAGTGATGAGTCCATCCGTAAGCAGCAGTACTATGGAAACCCGGGCAACGATTTCTGGAGGCTTGTCGGAAACGCTATCGGAGAATCTCTTCAGGGCATGGCTTACGAAAAAAGACTTGAAACCCTTAAGTGCAACAGAATAGGGCTCTGGGATGTGTTTAAAGCCGGAAACCGGGCCGGAAGCCAGGACTCAAAGATCGGGGACGAAGAAATAAATGATTTTTCAGGCCTGAAAGAAGTGGTCCCGAAGCTCAGGCTTATCTGTTTCAATGGCAGAAAAGCCGGAGAATATGAAACTCTCCTGAGAGGAATGGGATATGAAACAAAGGTTCTACCCTCTTCAAGCGGGGCTAACCGGAGATTTTCAAAAAATAGGGAATCGGAGTGGGAGGCTGTTTTCAGGCATTAA